From the genome of Sporomusa sphaeroides DSM 2875:
ATACCGACACGTATAATACTCCTTATGTACGCCGGTTTCTGCCAGGGCACCGTACAGTGGTCTACAACCTGGCTTATCGCAATACCGGTTTTTACGTTGCCAAAGGCAATCCAAAAAACATCAGCCATTGGCATGACTTAAACCGGCCTGATATAACGCTCATCAACCGGGAGCGCGGGTCCGGCGCAAGAGTTTTGCTTGACGAAATGCTGCACGTGCTTGCAATTGATTACCGCCAGATAAACGGCTACTCCCGGGAGGAAATGAGCCATCTGGCAGTCGCCAGTTGTGTGGCCAGAGGCGAAGCCGATGTCGGTATCGGTATCGAAAAAGCTGCACTGCAAGTCAGCGATATTGATTTCATTTTTCAAAAAAAAGAGCGTTATGATATTGATTTCATTTTTCAAAAAAAAGAGCGTTATGACCTTGTCTTGCGCCGGGAGGATGCGGATAAGCCACATTTCCAGGCGCTGTTAACCATTATCCGTTCCGATGTATTCCGTAACGAAGTAGCCGGCATGGGCGGTTATGACTTGTCCCAAACTGGTCAGCTTATGGGAAATAGTTAAAAAAGGCGGGTCGCAAACGATTATTTAAAAATCGTCTTGCGACTCGCCCTTTTTTGACTACTAGCAAGAAAAATATTATGAAATGGAACTTTGCAGTTTCACCGGCTGGGATTCTTATCCCGCAATTTACTTTTGTCTACTGGTTCAACATGTATTGCAAACTCCGTATTCTTGAAATAGCTTACTGCCTGACTCTCAATAATCTGTTTTAATTCATAAAAGGTAATGCCTGCACCCGAAGCTTCAAACGCTTTTGCCGCTTTCTTCACACACTCATACTCTGCCCGGGCAGTGAGTGGATTATCACGGACATCTTTGACTAACTTGACATTTACATTATCTTCCCAAATTTTATTCCCTGTTCCATCCTGCAAGGTTACCTTCATCGTCTCGATAGAGTATTTGTAAGAGATATGGTCGACATTAAACTGCCTGATACCCAAGGTTCCTAATTCAGCAGCAAGATAGCCGCTGACTATATCTACATTTCCCTCAGGTGTATCAATTAGCAGAATATATTCCGGCCTCCCCTTTTTGGTCATCGCATTCACCACATGGACATTGCCGGCTCCTTTTGCCATTAACTGTTCAATTAGGTATGGAACGTGTTCAGCATTTACATTGTCAACGGTAGTCATTAAAAGCATAACGGCAATCCTTCCTTATTCTCCTCGTTTAAGCTTCAATAATCTCTAAAGCAAGTTTTGCAACCCGTGTTGCCGCAGCCTTTCCTCCAGGGATGCCGGCAGTAACATATGCCGCTTTTTCAGCAATAGTTGCCGCCTCAGCTGGCGTATAGAGTTTCATTGCCGCAGCTATGGCAGCAGGTACAACAATATTCATAATACAAACTCCTGAAAAGGCAATTTCATCCATTATTACAGCACCCAGTGGTGCTGCCCATTCAATATCAGGTCGCTCCCCTTTGCATATTTGGGGTATAATGTCATGGACAAACCCATGCATCACAGCCGTCTTATCACCAAGAGTCACACTAATATCAATCAACGGATCAAACGCCCAATACTTTTTCGCGAGGTTGGCAGTTCTTCTTGCGCCTGGTGCGATTTTTAGTATTTTAACGTGGGTCTCACTGCCTGTCATATCACTAAGAATTCTATCGGCATGTTTTTCCATATATGCAATACGTTCTTCATCCAATGCGCGAACTACTTCTTCCAGCGTTTTCCCTGCCGATAGTTGGGCAAAAGCAAACTCCGCGCGCGAATGTAAGGCTTTGGCTCTTGCGGGCTCGGTTGCATTGATTAACATACTAGTGACAAGACCATTGTTAAGTTCATTAGCTTTTCTTGCTATTGTATTTATACTGAACAGCGCCACTTCCGGATTAAATGTAGTTTGAGCACGTTCTTCAGCAATCATTTTTGCCACTTTCTCGGCATCCCCGTTATGTTCAAATAATGCCTTCATCCCGATAATGGCATAAGCCCCGATATGTCCGAGTGGTGTATTGACAGGACTTCCTGAGAATCCTGAGAGCATTTCAGTAAAAGCAGCAAAAATTTCATCAAAAGCCATCATGCCGATTACAGAAGGTCCGCCGATATCCTTGATAATTAAACCGACATCACCGACAACTTTTGCAGTATCATATTCCTCTCCGGTAACTTTTAAATGGATCTTCTCCGGTAGCCCTGCAGTTTCGACAGCCGACTTACCCACCAAATAGGCCGAGCTTGTCCGGCCATATTGCCCGCTTGCTTCCGGCACCTCAGCATCCGGATGGATGATTTCCAGAATCGCGGCAGCACCTAATACAGCAGAGATAAAAGGCTTGGGTTGCATCGCAGCACCGGCCATGGCATCAAGCATGGCTTGTGTACCAATACGTGCACCGTTTCGTGCCATCTCCGGCCAGATAAAATCTTCCCCCAATGCACTATGCCCATATACTGGGCCGCCAGCCACAAACATGGGTATCTTTCTACCGTCAAAGGACGTCAATCGTCCCTCCATCATAGCCTGATTAATGGCCACAACCGCAGGAAATCCGGAGATTTTATTATTCATTTTAGCTGTGGGAACTGCGGCGACACCGCTTCGATCCACCTGAGCCAACATCCGGGCAGTAGCCCCCAGCTTCCTGTTTCCGGCCGGTATGCCAACCTGTGCCTTAGACCCTGCCAAATACATAATGCATGCTACGATTAATGCGGCGTTTGCACCATCAGCTCCGGAATGTTTTGCCGTTTTGATTGCTTTCTCCATGATATCATCAATCGGCAGTCTGCGGGCATCGGCAAATTCAATGGATAGGCTCCTGCCTCTGAGCACTTCTTCGGTGATAACGTTGACCACAGTATGAATGGCCATATTAACCATACCGTGACCACCTGCCAACGCTTCGATTCGATCGTTGGTCAAATTTGAGATATTAGATACAGATGCCATTTCTGCGGCAGAAATTACTCGGCTTTTCTCGCTAGGATTTATTGTAGTCATATGCTATATCTCCTCCCTAAATAATCTTGAGTTTTCTTTCCAATACTCCCGTTTTCACAGGATTACGCAAGGTTAAACAGAGCGTATGCAGGCACGGAGAGCGTCGAACGCCTAATCCAGCGGGAAAGAGGCACAGCAAAGCCAGCATCAAGTGTTTTTTGATGACAGGCCAAACGGTAAACCACATTTCCCGCAGCAGCAAACCTCCCATGTCTAACAGGGTCGTTGCCCTCAATTCCTTCGTTCTGCTTGCCTGCAAGGTGGTGTCAGTCGTGCTCGTATGCCGAGTCGTTGCTCTGATGGAGAATTTTGATGACCAACTACCGGCTCTGTTTTTGTTTTGCAAAATACTGATGGACGGAAGCCCGGTGCATCCCCGCGACGCTTCAGGGAGCAGCTTCCTGTAACGGTTACGCCGCTTGCTGCGGCTGGTTCCTATGAATATCCGCAAGCAGTCTCACGGGGTCGTAAGCGCAGCCTTTTGTCGAGACCGCGTAAAACACTCGGATGAGCTTACAACTCATAGCAATAATGGATTGTTTTTTCTTCAACGGGTTCTTTTCCCTGGTTGTATAGTATTGATGCAGTTGCCGGAACTCTGGGCTGCCATGCCATCCAACCAGCATAATGGCGGCCCGGAACAAAACCGTTCGCAACCGGGAGCGTCCCCGTCTGCTGATGCCTGTTTGTCCCTTGAATTTGCCGGAACTGTTCTGCGTGATGGCAAGACCGGCCAGCTTTTGAATCTGCCTTGGCGAATCGAACCGTCGGACGGCGCCGACCTCTGCGAAGAACCCGGCCACGGTCACGAGGCCAATACCGGGGATTTTCATCAACTCGGCTACCGCAGGTATTTGTTCGCACAATGCCTCTATCATGGACATGATTTCCGCAAGCTGCTGGGCCTTGGCGTCGTAATCTTCCAGTAGTAGCTTCAATTCTGTTCGGGCTGCTCCCATGCCGTCCCTGCATCCGATGCTCTTTTTAGCCGCCGCATACAGGTTCTGGGCACGCTTCTTTCCCACCGCCCGCAGTTTCATGCGTCGCCAGATGGTGTTGATACCGTCCGGCCCTAAAGCAGCCAGGTCGGCGGGAAAGGGGGCTTCATGCAGGATCGCCATACTACCAGTTTGGCTGAAATTTACAAAGACACTTCGATATTCGGGAAAATAAATTTTCAGCCACCGCTGGATTTGATTCTTCGCTATCACCATCTCCCTGATAATACGCTCACGGACATTCATCGCTATCCGTAGGTCGGCGTATACGCCCTCTGGGATATATGGCTCGCAGTAGCGCCCCTCCAGTACCAATTTGGCAATGACCTTCGGGTCTTTCAGGTCGCTCTTGCTCGGGTGGTTGTCATCCAATTCCTTGCTTTTCTTTACATGGTGCGGATTTACCAAAACCAACTTGATGTCGCTGTCTTTTAGATATTCCGCCAGCGTGAACCAGTAGTGGCCCGTTGGCTCTGCCCCGATGACAACCTGATCCTTGCTGTTTTTCGCCGCTACATCCCATATCCATGAGGTCAGGAGCACAAAGCCCTCCGCATCGTTTTCAAAATGGAATGCTTTGGTCAGTTCAATCCCGCGCCAGTCGAACGCTCGTGCCCAATGGCTCTCGCTGGCGATATCCACACCGACCACCATTGTGCTTTCTGTCAATTGACGAATTTTTTCGTTCTGTGTTACACTCATTTTGGATACTCCCTTCAATGCTATGCTCGTTTTTTAATTAGGGCATTCGGCAACTCTGTTGCTGTTTGACCCTGCTTGGGGCTTGACCCCTTTGAGCTAATTGTAGGGAGTATCTTCTTTTTGTTCAATCGCCGTTTTTAACCGTTTACAGGAATGCTCGTATAATAAGTTTTGCGAGGGGATTTTTATGCCCCCGCAGATAGTAACAAGCCAACCGGCCTGCCCATACCCATGATAAAATTGACCTTGTGTCAATCAGGTTAAAGTTCTTCATTCTCCTGTTGAGCCGAAAGGCTGCTTCAAAAAAAGTCTGTTCCCCTGAACCGGAAGTTAGCTTCAAACCGCCGGCTGTTTGCCAGGCAACAGGCAGCCCGTTTTGCAGTACGGGTTCGCAACGGCCTGTTCCCGGCTGGATTCTAATACGCGAGGGTGTGGATGCTCCGGTATCATGGGTATTGCCAAGCCGGTTGACTCAAAATTCATCCAGGAAAGAAGGTGAAACTGTGAATCCATTATTCGTTGGCATTGATGTAGGCAGCCGTAATAACGCAGTATACATCATGTTGCCAGACGGCTCCAAACATAGTTCCTTTTCGGTCCAAAACAACCTCGGCGGGGCGCAGACTCTCTCCAAGCGAGTGGTAGCCGCATTGACGGAGAAGAACCTGTCCGCCGCCGTGATTGGCATGGAAGCCACTTCGGTTTACGGCAATAATCTGCTGTATTTCCTGCGGGAAGACGGCGCTCTGGGGCGGTTCGAACGCAAATTGCATGTGCTCAATCCCAAGCAGGTTAAAAAGTTTAAGGATGCCTATTCTGATTTGCCCAAGAACGATCTCATAGACGCCTTCGTCATCGCCGACAATCTTCGCTTCGGCCGGATCACTGCCCCGGTCTACATGGACGATTACCGTTACAAAGCTCTGCAAAACCTAACCCGCGCCCGCTTCTTCGCTGTCCAAAATCTCACACGGGAAAAGCAGCGGTTTATGAACTATCTCTTCATGAAATGCTCCGGTCTCACCCAGGAGAAGATTTTCTCCGATAATTTCGGGGCGACGGCGCTGGCGCTTTTTGAAGAGTTTGAAACCCCAGATGATATGGCCAACATGGATATTGACCAACTGGCTTCTTTTATCGCGCACAAAGGGAAAAATCGCTCTCCGCGACCGCTGGAGATTGCTAAAGCGCTACAAGCTGCCGCTAGAGGCTCTTACCGTCTCCCTAAGACGGTCACTGACTCCGTAAATCAGGTGTTGGCCCTATCCATTTCCTCCATGCGCGCTATGCAGTCTCAGATTAAAGCCCTAGATAAAGAAATTCAGCGCCAGTTTGACAACATCCCCAACACATTGACTTCGGTTCCTGGTATCGGCCCCGTATTTTCCGCTGGTATCATCGCCGAAATCGGCGATATCAACCGTTTTAATGGACAAGCCGCTCTTGCTAAATTTGCCGGCCTTGCCTGGTCTCAGCACCAGTCCGGTATGTTTGAAGCTCACAATACCCGCCTCATCCGCTCTGGCAACCGTTTCCTCAAATACTACTTGTGTGAAGCCGCCCATTCTCTCGTGCGTTGCGACACGGAGTACAAGCGCTACTATGACCTTAAATTCAAAGAGGTCAACAAGTATCAGCATAAACGCGCACTCGCTTTAACTGCCAGAAAATTGGTCAGGTTAGTCTTTCGACTGCTGAAAGATAACCGGCTTTACAAACCGGCGTAGATTTCTACGCCCCCTTCACTCCCTGCTGTTAAAAAATGGGGCAGGCAGGGTTTGTTTGCTATTCCCTTTTTCGGCCACTCTAACGATCAATCTGCTCATTTCTTTAAATCTTTCGCCTTTTAGGGGCTTGACATTTCACCGCCGGACTTTTTATTTAAAATAGAAAATATAAATTATGCGTTCTTAACATCCTGCATAGCATCATGCTTTTTTTCTGTATTACCAGTCGCAACCCCATTGTCTAACGTTAGGATAAATAAACCTGCGATGGCAACAGAAATAGCCATTCCGATATACGCCCCTTGAAATGAGCCTGTCGCATTTTTCATATAACCGGTAACATATGGCCCAACCCAGCCGCTGATTAAGCCGATAGAGTTAATTAAGCTTGTCGCGGCGGCAGCAGCCGAACCGGATAAGAAGGTAGTCGGATAAGACCACCAGATTCCCAGTCCCACATATAGTCCTAATGCACTAAGACTGACAAGTACAAGACTCATCCAAGGATTCGTAACAAACGGCCCGGCACCCATCGCAATAGCACCTAAGAATAACGGCAAAGCCATGTGCCAACGTTTTTCCCCTGACTTAGAAGAAGACATCCCCCACAGATTGAAACCAAAAAAAGCGATGGTCATGGGTATGGCGATAAGCCAGCCCATCTGGGTGTTAGACCAACCAGATACCGCTTTAAGCGCAGTGGGCATCCAGAAGTTGAATCCCCAAAAACCAGTCATCCACAAAAAGTAGATTCCAGCAAGCTTCAGCACTTTTTTATTCTTACAAGATTCCCAAATGGTAAATTTCCGGACTGAGTTTTTTGCGGCAACTTCCTGCTCGTATTCTTGGGTCAACAGCTCTTTCTCTTCTGATGACAGCCAAACAGCATCCTTAGGCGAGTTTGGCAGCCAATATAAATAGGCAATACCTAAGACAACAGCCGGAATCGCTTCCAGGATAAATAAGGTTTGCCAGCCCTTGAGCCCCCAAATGGAAACATCTAATAACCAACCGGCGAGTGGTGCGCCAATAACTCCTGATAAGAGCATGGACGATAGAAAAAGGGACATAGCTGCCGGTCTCTCCTTGGTATTAAACCAGCGCGGCATAATAACAGCATAAACAACAGGAAAGAAGCTGGCCTCTAATGCTCCCAGTAAAAAGCGCAGGATATAAAACTGCGTGGCATTTTGCATAAATGCCATGAACGCTAACACCACTCCCCAAACCACCAATATGACAGCAAGCCAGGAACGGGGACCTCTGCGTTCTGCGATCAGTGTCCCTGGAACGCCAAACAGCATATAACCGAAAAAGAGAATACCGGCTCCCATTCCATATTCTTCAGCGGAAAATCCCATATCCTGATTCATACTTAGCGCCGCAAAGGCAACATTGACTCGATCAAGATACGAAATGATTGATCCAATAAACAAGGGAAGAATAACATAAAAGTATTTTCTTGCTTGTAAGCTTTTAAACATGTAAGAACCTCCTTGTAATAAGATTGCAACTTGTTATTTAAACTAATAGAGCACAGAAATCCCCTGCAGTCACGCCGTAGATATACCGTTCAATGGATGTCTGCCCAAGAATCTCCATTATAGCTGATTTTTCATGAGGACAGCCGCGTAAAGTGTCAGCTAGTTCGGTAATATCCTCAAGGCCAAAGAAATCTCCAAAAATAGTAATTTGTTCAATTTTACCTTCGCTGATTTCCATGCGGACATCCAAAAATCCATGGGCAAACTTCTGGCATTTTTTCCATGAATATTGAGGCGAAACACCATATTGCCATGCCCAGGAAGCATATTTGTGGCGAGCTAGTTCACGGACAGCCTTGGTTTCCTGCGTACTCAGCGTATACGGCTTTAAGTCGGGAACAGCCTGCAAAAAATACGCTTGCAGTGCCGAGCAGAATTCCTCCACGCTGATCTTTTCCTCTAGCTGCTGCAAAATGGTAGTAACGCGGCTGCGAATCGATTTTATGCCTTTACTTTCTATTTTTGCAGGATTGGGGCGCAGTACATCGGTAAGCGCAGCTAAATCAGATGAAAATAGGATACAGCCATGATGCAGCAGCCGTCCATTCACAACTGCCTGGGCATTGCCGCAGATTTTCTGCTCCCCGATACATAAATCATTTCTGCCAGAAAGAGTTGCTGTAACTCCCAGTGTGTTGAGAAATGCAATAATCGGTTGTGTGAATTTTTCGTAATCTCCGAATATGTCTTGGGCGTAAGGTATGATTAGGGTATAGTTTACATTGCCAAGATCATGATAAACTGCTCCACCGCCTGTTAGGCGGCGAGCTACCCTGATATCTTCACGCTGGACATAATCTAGATTAATTTCTTCCAAAGTATTCTGATTTTTGCCGACAACCACTGTCGGCCTATTTCGCCACAGGCACAGAACATCTTCCTGGAGATTTGTCAACAAATATTCCTCTAGCGCCAGATTATAATAAGGATCAAGTGAATTGTTTTGTACCAGCAGCAAAAATAGCATCCCCTTTGTAGTAAATGGCAGGCAGTATTCTTATTTTAGATAATCCTTCTGATGTAAATGAATGGCTGTATTAGTCAAGCCTGATGCACATTCGAAAATGGCTTCACTAGTGGTTGGATGCGGGAAGATAACACTGGTTATATCCTTATCAGTAAGACCAAATCGAATGGCAAATGACAGTATGTTAATTGCCGCATCTGCATCTGGCCCAATAATGCTTGCGCCGATAATCTTTTTGCTGGCACTGTCTTGTATCAATTTTACAAACCCATTGGTCTCATTCATAATCAGTGCTTTGCCGTTGGCGTAGTAAGGGAATTTGGCAATTTGGAACGCGATTTGCTGTTTTTCGCATTCTGCTTCCGTCATGCCGACTGCCGCTGTTTCTGGATTGGTGAAAATAACATTAGGCACAACAGCATAGTCCATTTTCTCCGCATGGCCCAAGATATTGTTTACAGCACAAAGACCTTGATGGGAGGCCACATGAGCAAGCTGAATCATATTTGCAACATCACCAATTGCATAAATATGCGGAATATTCGTCTGCATGAATTCATTCACTTCAATGCCGCGTTTCTTTTCCCACAGTCTGATACCTGCTTTTTCTAACTGCAGCATATCCAGGTTCGGCTCGCGACCAATGGAAATCAGTACTTTTTCACTTGCCAATCTAAAGAGCTCTTCTCCCTGCTGATAGGTTACGATAGCCTGGCCGTCAATGCTTGCTTCAATGCTTGTCACTTTGGCAGAGGTGTGTATTTGTACCCCTTTGTTTTGTAAAAACTTTTGCAGTTCGCCTGAGACATCCTTGTCCAGCATAGCAAGAATATGATCTAAAAATTCGACGACATGTACTTTTACACCCATACTGACAAAAATCGAAGCGAACTCCATACCGATAACGCCGCCGCCAACAATTGTAATGGAAGACGGGAGCTGCTCCAAATCCAGCACAGATTGGCTGTTCAATACAAGCGGAAGGTGTGCTCCCGGGATGTGCAGTTGCGAGATTTTGGAACCTGTAGCAATAATAATGTTATTAGCAGTTACGTGATAGATGGCATCAGTTGCTACAACATCAACCTGCTTATCAGAGCAGAACAAGGCTTCCCCGCGCAAGACAGTAACTCCGTGCTCACGCAGTAGCGAATCCACGCCGCCTTTCAATTGCTTCCGCACTTCATTTTTACGGCGGAAGGCCTGGGCAAAATCCACTTTGGCGTCTTGTACATGAATACCATACAGTTCGCTTTCCGCAATCTCGCGGAATAACTGGGCGGTTTTGACAAATGCTTTGGTAGGGATGCAGCCTTCATTAAGACAAGTGCCGCCAAGCTCACCTTTTTCAACAATGGTGGTTTTGATCCCGGCTTGCGCTGCGCGGATGGCTGCGACATAACCGCCAGGACCTGCACCGATTACCAATAGTTCGCAGTTAGCATCAATTTCTTTAGTAATACCAGCACTATTTTCATCTGCTGCCGTTCCCTTTAGAGCATCAGCTACCTCAAATAGGACATCGTCTGCAGTTACCTTGTCACCTTGGGTGACAAAAACCTTTTGCACGATTCCGTCAATTGAGGACACAACAGGAACAATGCCTTTCTGCGTTTCATATTCCATGAGCTTGTCCCCAGACTTCACACAGTCGCCTGCTTTCACAGTAACCGCTCCTACCGTGACAGGAGATGGGCCCATAATAAATCCGATTTTAATTTCCATGATATAATCCCCCCAGTAAAGTGTAAAAGGATAAAATAGCTGCCCCGCCGCATTACTCCGGCAGGGCAGCTTACTGTCACATTGCCGGGAGAAGTATCAAACCATTGTCAATTTGACTTCAGACATAGCTGCACTATTACGAATTGTGGAACCGACCGGGCATTTTGCTTCCGCAAATTCTACCAGTTGACGAATGCGTTCTTCGGGAGCAGAACTCTTGACAAAGAAGTGATAGCGAATGCTTTGAAAGCCTGTCGGCATTGATGGATCAACACCTGTCAAACCATCATTATTCATGTCACCCTCTACTTCTACCCGAATATCGGTGATAGGAATGCCTTGCATGGATGCAAAAATAAATGTGGTGATCGCCAAGCACGAACCGAGACTTCCCAAAAGTAGTTCAACCGGAGTATGGCCAAGATTGGTGCCGCCGGATGTTAACGGTTCGTCAACCAAGGTTTTAAGTCCGCGAGCCTCAA
Proteins encoded in this window:
- a CDS encoding lipoate--protein ligase, which translates into the protein MLLVQNNSLDPYYNLALEEYLLTNLQEDVLCLWRNRPTVVVGKNQNTLEEINLDYVQREDIRVARRLTGGGAVYHDLGNVNYTLIIPYAQDIFGDYEKFTQPIIAFLNTLGVTATLSGRNDLCIGEQKICGNAQAVVNGRLLHHGCILFSSDLAALTDVLRPNPAKIESKGIKSIRSRVTTILQQLEEKISVEEFCSALQAYFLQAVPDLKPYTLSTQETKAVRELARHKYASWAWQYGVSPQYSWKKCQKFAHGFLDVRMEISEGKIEQITIFGDFFGLEDITELADTLRGCPHEKSAIMEILGQTSIERYIYGVTAGDFCALLV
- a CDS encoding OsmC family protein, which codes for MPMKTHKVTIQQKNAVCMEFEARGLKTLVDEPLTSGGTNLGHTPVELLLGSLGSCLAITTFIFASMQGIPITDIRVEVEGDMNNDGLTGVDPSMPTGFQSIRYHFFVKSSAPEERIRQLVEFAEAKCPVGSTIRNSAAMSEVKLTMV
- a CDS encoding MFS transporter translates to MFKSLQARKYFYVILPLFIGSIISYLDRVNVAFAALSMNQDMGFSAEEYGMGAGILFFGYMLFGVPGTLIAERRGPRSWLAVILVVWGVVLAFMAFMQNATQFYILRFLLGALEASFFPVVYAVIMPRWFNTKERPAAMSLFLSSMLLSGVIGAPLAGWLLDVSIWGLKGWQTLFILEAIPAVVLGIAYLYWLPNSPKDAVWLSSEEKELLTQEYEQEVAAKNSVRKFTIWESCKNKKVLKLAGIYFLWMTGFWGFNFWMPTALKAVSGWSNTQMGWLIAIPMTIAFFGFNLWGMSSSKSGEKRWHMALPLFLGAIAMGAGPFVTNPWMSLVLVSLSALGLYVGLGIWWSYPTTFLSGSAAAAATSLINSIGLISGWVGPYVTGYMKNATGSFQGAYIGMAISVAIAGLFILTLDNGVATGNTEKKHDAMQDVKNA
- a CDS encoding IS110 family transposase, with the translated sequence MSVTQNEKIRQLTESTMVVGVDIASESHWARAFDWRGIELTKAFHFENDAEGFVLLTSWIWDVAAKNSKDQVVIGAEPTGHYWFTLAEYLKDSDIKLVLVNPHHVKKSKELDDNHPSKSDLKDPKVIAKLVLEGRYCEPYIPEGVYADLRIAMNVRERIIREMVIAKNQIQRWLKIYFPEYRSVFVNFSQTGSMAILHEAPFPADLAALGPDGINTIWRRMKLRAVGKKRAQNLYAAAKKSIGCRDGMGAARTELKLLLEDYDAKAQQLAEIMSMIEALCEQIPAVAELMKIPGIGLVTVAGFFAEVGAVRRFDSPRQIQKLAGLAITQNSSGKFKGQTGISRRGRSRLRTVLFRAAIMLVGWHGSPEFRQLHQYYTTREKNPLKKKQSIIAMSCKLIRVFYAVSTKGCAYDPVRLLADIHRNQPQQAA
- the larC gene encoding nickel insertion protein codes for the protein MLLMTTVDNVNAEHVPYLIEQLMAKGAGNVHVVNAMTKKGRPEYILLIDTPEGNVDIVSGYLAAELGTLGIRQFNVDHISYKYSIETMKVTLQDGTGNKIWEDNVNVKLVKDVRDNPLTARAEYECVKKAAKAFEASGAGITFYELKQIIESQAVSYFKNTEFAIHVEPVDKSKLRDKNPSR
- a CDS encoding IS110 family transposase codes for the protein MNPLFVGIDVGSRNNAVYIMLPDGSKHSSFSVQNNLGGAQTLSKRVVAALTEKNLSAAVIGMEATSVYGNNLLYFLREDGALGRFERKLHVLNPKQVKKFKDAYSDLPKNDLIDAFVIADNLRFGRITAPVYMDDYRYKALQNLTRARFFAVQNLTREKQRFMNYLFMKCSGLTQEKIFSDNFGATALALFEEFETPDDMANMDIDQLASFIAHKGKNRSPRPLEIAKALQAAARGSYRLPKTVTDSVNQVLALSISSMRAMQSQIKALDKEIQRQFDNIPNTLTSVPGIGPVFSAGIIAEIGDINRFNGQAALAKFAGLAWSQHQSGMFEAHNTRLIRSGNRFLKYYLCEAAHSLVRCDTEYKRYYDLKFKEVNKYQHKRALALTARKLVRLVFRLLKDNRLYKPA
- a CDS encoding substrate-binding domain-containing protein, with amino-acid sequence MSDTTSYTPAEVAKILKISRFTVYEMIKRGDLAAYHIGRKVRVEAPDLEVYIQKSKKTALSRKGAAQPPLDDPGAEPDSFIICGQDIILDILTRHLERALPHIRCFRNYAGSIDGLLSLYRGTANVVTAHLWDSDTDTYNTPYVRRFLPGHRTVVYNLAYRNTGFYVAKGNPKNISHWHDLNRPDITLINRERGSGARVLLDEMLHVLAIDYRQINGYSREEMSHLAVASCVARGEADVGIGIEKAALQVSDIDFIFQKKERYDIDFIFQKKERYDLVLRREDADKPHFQALLTIIRSDVFRNEVAGMGGYDLSQTGQLMGNS
- the lpdA gene encoding dihydrolipoyl dehydrogenase, which gives rise to MEIKIGFIMGPSPVTVGAVTVKAGDCVKSGDKLMEYETQKGIVPVVSSIDGIVQKVFVTQGDKVTADDVLFEVADALKGTAADENSAGITKEIDANCELLVIGAGPGGYVAAIRAAQAGIKTTIVEKGELGGTCLNEGCIPTKAFVKTAQLFREIAESELYGIHVQDAKVDFAQAFRRKNEVRKQLKGGVDSLLREHGVTVLRGEALFCSDKQVDVVATDAIYHVTANNIIIATGSKISQLHIPGAHLPLVLNSQSVLDLEQLPSSITIVGGGVIGMEFASIFVSMGVKVHVVEFLDHILAMLDKDVSGELQKFLQNKGVQIHTSAKVTSIEASIDGQAIVTYQQGEELFRLASEKVLISIGREPNLDMLQLEKAGIRLWEKKRGIEVNEFMQTNIPHIYAIGDVANMIQLAHVASHQGLCAVNNILGHAEKMDYAVVPNVIFTNPETAAVGMTEAECEKQQIAFQIAKFPYYANGKALIMNETNGFVKLIQDSASKKIIGASIIGPDADAAINILSFAIRFGLTDKDITSVIFPHPTTSEAIFECASGLTNTAIHLHQKDYLK